A section of the Candidatus Manganitrophus noduliformans genome encodes:
- a CDS encoding tetratricopeptide repeat protein, with protein MSDKIVSPEIVKLMDKITQNPTSRLFVPLAEEYLKCEMVDEAIIVLVEGIKNHPSYVAARVMLGKTYLQKDQIPEAQAEFEQVIAINSDNILAHKKLAMIYQGQGQLQRALEACKKVLVIDPSDKEAKGLVGVLEKSVASSAQAEEAAVLSSSPVSSEPSPASEAEMKEADPAPPVESAFPVEINHASSQEMQIEEAPMPVESSAPVDELAFGVQAEPVIPAGSGVNVPEVFENQNPAAAYDERVAEAPIEIPAIAENGFAEEDSWEGDKTVVGGFEIPSMEKEPLSSPGLEISPTSDENDKKEESLLSTTLASLYMSQGHYQQAADVYQKLLARDPSDEESRQGLEKALQSLLLKQGGGGASQESSGADDPKKKKAQRLQSWLDSIRKKNES; from the coding sequence ATGTCTGATAAAATCGTTTCTCCCGAAATCGTGAAGCTGATGGACAAGATCACGCAGAATCCGACATCGCGTCTTTTTGTCCCATTGGCGGAGGAATATCTGAAGTGCGAGATGGTCGATGAGGCCATTATCGTATTGGTGGAGGGAATTAAAAACCACCCCAGTTATGTCGCTGCACGGGTCATGCTTGGGAAGACTTACCTGCAGAAGGACCAGATCCCGGAAGCGCAAGCAGAGTTTGAACAGGTGATCGCGATTAATTCTGATAATATTCTTGCACACAAAAAGCTGGCGATGATTTACCAGGGACAGGGACAACTACAGAGAGCCCTGGAGGCCTGCAAAAAGGTATTGGTCATCGACCCTTCCGATAAAGAAGCGAAGGGGCTGGTAGGAGTCCTCGAAAAGTCGGTCGCTTCCAGCGCACAGGCGGAAGAGGCGGCCGTTCTTTCGAGTTCGCCCGTTTCGTCTGAGCCGAGCCCGGCGAGTGAAGCTGAAATGAAGGAAGCCGATCCGGCCCCTCCGGTTGAGTCGGCATTCCCTGTTGAAATAAATCATGCCTCTTCCCAAGAAATGCAGATCGAAGAAGCCCCGATGCCCGTTGAATCGTCCGCTCCGGTCGATGAACTCGCGTTCGGAGTTCAAGCGGAACCGGTGATCCCCGCCGGTTCGGGAGTCAACGTCCCGGAGGTTTTTGAAAATCAAAACCCGGCCGCGGCGTATGATGAAAGGGTCGCGGAAGCGCCGATTGAAATTCCCGCTATTGCGGAGAACGGATTTGCCGAGGAGGATTCGTGGGAGGGGGATAAAACGGTGGTGGGCGGGTTTGAGATTCCTTCGATGGAGAAAGAACCGCTTTCTTCTCCCGGTTTGGAAATCTCGCCGACCTCCGATGAAAACGATAAGAAAGAAGAGTCGCTTCTTTCGACGACGCTCGCTTCTCTTTATATGAGCCAGGGGCATTATCAGCAGGCGGCGGATGTATATCAAAAGTTGTTGGCGCGAGACCCTTCCGATGAAGAAAGCAGGCAAGGTCTTGAAAAGGCCCTTCAGTCCCTTTTGCTCAAACAGGGAGGGGGCGGGGCTTCCCAAGAAAGTTCCGGAGCTGACGATCCGAAAAAGAAGAAGGCCCAACGCCTCCAATCTTGGCTCGATTCCATCCGGAAAAAAAATGAATCTTAA
- the rpoZ gene encoding DNA-directed RNA polymerase subunit omega, translating into MEIISLPVETDYSKIDSRYRLVIIASQRARQLMEGAKQTHQSRHAKASTIALEEVLGDELEVLYGKEAKQAQRDAKRLREEMKTRQLLTEREEELASEIRKDLSVYLEEAKRQEAAPPEPVVKEEKEE; encoded by the coding sequence ATGGAAATTATTTCTCTTCCCGTTGAGACAGATTATTCGAAGATTGATTCCCGGTATCGATTGGTGATCATCGCATCACAGCGGGCGCGGCAGCTGATGGAGGGTGCGAAGCAGACGCACCAAAGCCGACATGCCAAGGCGAGCACGATTGCGCTTGAAGAGGTGCTCGGGGATGAATTGGAAGTGCTCTATGGAAAAGAAGCGAAACAGGCGCAGCGCGATGCAAAACGCCTGCGTGAGGAGATGAAAACCCGTCAGTTGCTGACCGAACGGGAAGAGGAGTTGGCAAGCGAAATTCGAAAGGATTTGAGCGTTTACTTGGAGGAGGCGAAGCGGCAAGAAGCGGCGCCTCCGGAGCCGGTCGTCAAGGAGGAGAAGGAGGAATAA
- a CDS encoding NUDIX hydrolase: MGRDAEARVERFWEILKSSVKARPGEILSKPELRPAAVLVPFFDKEGAPYLLLTKRSEGVQRHQGEIAFPGGCWESSDADLFETALRECREEIGLERNAVTLIGRLDDHETVTGFSVAPFVSIISYPYPFRLDFREITELIEVPFSFLMNPENCRLRTMLFRGTERTVRSYLYNGNDIWGATAEMIYRLVARVQECSGKRDARGMG, from the coding sequence TTGGGGAGGGATGCTGAAGCGCGGGTGGAACGGTTTTGGGAGATTTTAAAATCGTCTGTGAAGGCCCGGCCCGGCGAGATCCTCTCCAAACCGGAGTTGCGCCCCGCCGCGGTCCTGGTCCCTTTCTTCGACAAGGAAGGGGCCCCTTATCTTCTCTTAACAAAACGAAGTGAAGGGGTTCAGCGGCATCAAGGGGAGATCGCCTTTCCGGGGGGCTGTTGGGAGTCGTCTGATGCCGATCTTTTTGAAACGGCGCTCCGGGAGTGCCGGGAAGAGATCGGTCTCGAACGGAACGCAGTGACGCTCATCGGGCGGCTCGACGACCACGAGACGGTGACCGGTTTCTCGGTCGCTCCCTTTGTCTCCATAATTTCCTATCCCTATCCATTTCGATTGGATTTTCGAGAGATCACGGAACTGATCGAGGTTCCCTTTTCCTTTTTAATGAATCCGGAAAATTGCCGATTGCGAACGATGCTCTTCAGGGGGACGGAAAGAACGGTCCGATCCTATCTGTACAATGGAAACGACATCTGGGGGGCCACGGCCGAAATGATCTATCGTTTGGTCGCGCGCGTTCAGGAGTGCTCAGGCAAGAGAGATGCTCGGGGGATGGGGTGA
- the gmk gene encoding guanylate kinase yields MDRKGIIFVVSAPSGAGKTSLCREVAKLVPNLQYSISYTTRSPRPGETHGKDYFFVDEATFRNMIDKNDFIEWAEVHGNLYGTSRELLMDWVNRGIDVVLDIDSQGAMTIKKKYNDGVYVYILPPSFEVLRQRLVDRKSDSADEISRRLQKAREEIWNYRQYYYLIVNSEFHKALKELEAVMIAERIKMKQMNLSWIEETFIKHLSKEI; encoded by the coding sequence ATGGATAGAAAAGGAATTATATTCGTTGTCTCGGCCCCTTCCGGTGCGGGGAAGACCTCTCTTTGCCGAGAAGTGGCAAAGCTGGTTCCAAACCTCCAGTATTCGATCTCTTATACGACGCGCTCTCCCCGGCCGGGAGAGACGCATGGGAAGGATTACTTTTTCGTCGATGAGGCGACCTTCCGAAACATGATCGATAAAAACGATTTCATCGAGTGGGCGGAGGTGCATGGGAATCTTTACGGCACCTCGCGCGAGCTTTTGATGGATTGGGTGAACCGCGGGATCGATGTGGTCTTGGACATCGACTCTCAAGGGGCGATGACGATCAAGAAAAAATATAACGACGGCGTGTATGTCTACATTCTCCCCCCTTCTTTCGAAGTGCTGCGGCAACGTTTGGTCGATCGAAAATCGGATTCTGCCGATGAGATTTCACGGCGGCTTCAAAAGGCGCGCGAAGAGATCTGGAATTACCGGCAATATTATTATCTGATCGTGAACTCGGAATTTCACAAGGCATTGAAGGAACTCGAAGCGGTGATGATCGCCGAACGGATTAAAATGAAGCAGATGAATCTTTCCTGGATCGAGGAGACCTTTATCAAGCATTTGAGCAAGGAAATCTGA
- a CDS encoding roadblock/LC7 domain-containing protein: MNLKENLKKISEKVDDLRGIAIAAADGIIVEEHRVDSSLDLTSIVAECGALWKSAEKASQSVELGASEEMTIVTERAIILVKKINPEYFLLLVVASEKNFGKGRFLLRMEAATLVEELS, from the coding sequence ATGAATCTTAAAGAGAATCTGAAGAAAATCTCCGAGAAGGTGGACGATCTCAGGGGCATCGCCATTGCCGCCGCAGACGGCATTATTGTGGAGGAGCATCGGGTCGATTCCTCGCTGGATCTAACCTCCATTGTCGCGGAATGCGGGGCTCTCTGGAAGTCGGCCGAGAAGGCCAGTCAGTCTGTCGAGCTCGGCGCGAGCGAGGAAATGACGATCGTGACCGAGCGGGCGATTATCCTCGTCAAAAAAATCAACCCTGAATATTTCCTGCTTCTGGTCGTCGCTTCAGAAAAGAACTTTGGGAAGGGAAGATTTCTCCTCAGAATGGAAGCCGCCACGTTGGTGGAGGAGTTGTCGTAG
- the aroQ gene encoding type II 3-dehydroquinate dehydratase, with translation MARILVLHGPNLNLLGIREPEHYGTLRLSEIDRQISDLAGKEGVAVEIFQSNSEGALVDRIQQALGKFDALVINPAAYTHTSIAIRDAILSVGIPTIEVHLSNIHSREAFRRTSLISDVVVGQVSGFGPQSYLLGFLGAIEYLRGPVQIRKGRKKGEGK, from the coding sequence GTGGCTCGTATTCTTGTTCTGCACGGTCCGAACCTGAACTTGCTCGGGATCCGCGAACCGGAACATTACGGGACGCTCCGATTGTCCGAGATCGACCGGCAGATCAGCGACCTTGCCGGTAAGGAGGGGGTCGCCGTTGAGATCTTCCAGTCCAATTCCGAGGGGGCGCTCGTCGATCGAATCCAGCAAGCCTTGGGCAAGTTCGACGCCCTCGTAATCAATCCGGCCGCCTACACGCATACCAGCATCGCCATTCGGGATGCCATCCTTTCGGTCGGAATTCCAACGATTGAAGTCCATTTGTCCAACATTCATTCCAGAGAGGCTTTTCGGAGGACCTCCCTTATTTCCGACGTGGTCGTCGGCCAGGTATCGGGTTTCGGTCCGCAAAGTTATCTTTTGGGTTTCCTGGGCGCGATCGAGTATCTTCGAGGGCCGGTTCAAATTCGAAAGGGGAGAAAGAAAGGGGAAGGGAAGTGA
- the accC gene encoding acetyl-CoA carboxylase biotin carboxylase subunit has product MFKKILIANRGEIALRVIRACRELGIQTVAIHSEADAASLHVRLADESVCVGPADATLSYRNIPNILSAAEITGAEAIHPGYGFLAENSHFAEVCESAGIKFIGPFPECISLMGDKAKARETMMRKGVPVIPGSEGKVTNEKEAIEIAKKIGYPVIVKAVAGGGGRGMRVVHRQEDLAKSLQTAQMEAKTAFGDDGVYIEKYFIDPRHIEVQVLADEKGKVIYLGERDCSIQRRHQKLIEESPSPVVDDRLRRELGRAALDAVSASHYVNAGTVEFLLDKDHNFYFIEMNTRIQVEHPITEMVSGIDLVKEQIKIAAGRSLEFKQSQVKLRGHSFECRINAEDPEKFTPSPGTITSFHLPGGPGVRVDSAIYLNGVVTPYYDSLIAKLIVHAGTRDEAIAKMRGALSEFVVEGIKTTLPLHKRVFDDPAFIKGRFSTNFLERFLSSLSLPLQ; this is encoded by the coding sequence GTGTTTAAGAAAATTCTCATTGCGAATCGGGGAGAAATCGCTCTCCGGGTCATCCGAGCGTGCCGTGAGCTCGGGATTCAAACGGTGGCGATTCATTCGGAAGCCGACGCCGCTTCGCTGCATGTGCGGCTTGCAGATGAGAGTGTCTGTGTCGGTCCGGCCGACGCCACCCTTTCTTACCGGAATATTCCGAATATCCTCAGCGCGGCCGAGATCACCGGCGCCGAAGCGATCCATCCCGGATATGGATTTCTGGCCGAAAACAGCCATTTTGCGGAAGTCTGCGAATCGGCCGGGATTAAATTCATCGGCCCTTTTCCAGAGTGCATCAGCTTAATGGGGGATAAAGCGAAGGCGCGGGAGACGATGATGCGGAAGGGAGTCCCCGTCATCCCCGGCAGCGAAGGAAAGGTGACCAATGAGAAAGAGGCGATCGAGATCGCCAAAAAGATCGGCTACCCTGTTATTGTCAAGGCGGTTGCAGGAGGAGGCGGGCGGGGGATGCGGGTGGTCCACCGGCAGGAGGATCTTGCGAAATCGTTGCAGACGGCTCAGATGGAGGCGAAGACCGCTTTCGGCGATGATGGGGTGTACATCGAAAAATATTTCATCGACCCGCGCCACATCGAGGTTCAAGTTTTAGCGGACGAAAAGGGGAAAGTGATTTACCTCGGTGAGAGAGATTGCTCTATCCAACGAAGACATCAAAAGTTGATCGAAGAGAGTCCTTCTCCCGTTGTTGACGATCGGTTGAGGCGCGAGTTGGGGCGGGCGGCCTTGGATGCGGTCAGTGCTTCACATTATGTAAATGCCGGAACCGTCGAGTTTCTCCTCGATAAAGATCATAATTTCTATTTTATCGAGATGAACACGCGGATTCAGGTCGAACATCCGATTACGGAGATGGTCAGCGGAATTGATTTGGTCAAAGAACAGATCAAGATTGCGGCGGGAAGATCGCTCGAATTCAAGCAGAGCCAGGTTAAGCTCCGCGGGCATAGCTTCGAATGCCGGATTAATGCGGAAGATCCTGAAAAGTTCACCCCCTCCCCCGGAACGATTACCTCCTTTCATCTTCCCGGCGGGCCGGGCGTTCGGGTCGATTCGGCGATCTACTTGAATGGCGTTGTCACCCCGTATTATGATTCGTTGATCGCCAAATTGATCGTTCATGCCGGGACCCGCGATGAGGCGATCGCAAAGATGCGGGGAGCGCTCTCCGAGTTTGTCGTCGAAGGGATTAAGACGACCCTTCCGCTTCATAAACGCGTTTTTGATGATCCGGCTTTTATCAAGGGCCGTTTCTCAACAAATTTTCTGGAACGTTTTTTATCATCCCTTTCTCTCCCTTTACAGTGA
- a CDS encoding Fe(2+)-trafficking protein, with protein sequence MADVTCIRCGQTRAEIEGMPYGGKVGVELKAKVCNVCWKEWYDMSVKIINEYRLNLREPTAREFLATQMRIFFKMQAPPPGDGIQIKDTPDKASGG encoded by the coding sequence ATGGCGGATGTGACCTGTATTCGGTGCGGTCAAACGCGGGCGGAGATCGAAGGGATGCCGTACGGCGGAAAGGTCGGCGTGGAGCTCAAAGCGAAGGTCTGCAACGTCTGTTGGAAAGAGTGGTATGACATGTCGGTGAAGATCATCAACGAATACCGGTTGAATTTGCGGGAGCCGACGGCGCGGGAATTTCTGGCGACGCAGATGCGGATCTTTTTCAAAATGCAGGCGCCGCCCCCCGGCGACGGAATTCAGATTAAAGATACCCCCGATAAAGCCTCCGGCGGATAA
- the coaBC gene encoding bifunctional phosphopantothenoylcysteine decarboxylase/phosphopantothenate--cysteine ligase CoaBC has protein sequence MLSGKKILLGITGSIAAYKSLQILRDLKSMGADVQVVLTPTAHRFVPPLTLQVFSGRPVFTDLFDPHEEVLHLTLAEKADLILIAPATAHFIAKMAVGLADDLLGNLLLAASAPILIAPAMDVGMWDHPAVKENVSLLQKRGAQIIEPEVGPLASGKEGKGRLADEKIILERVISLLASERPLTGEVVLVTAGPTQEPIDPVRFISNRSSGKMGYALARVSREWGARVILVSGPTLLPAPPGVERIIVRTAEEMKKAVEARYSEATVVLMAAAVSDYQPVAVSPQKMKKSGEALSIRLRETEDILAGLRLRKEKRIIVGFAAETDALVENARKKLFRKGLDLIVANDVTQEGAGFDVETNIAQLIDSKGRITPLPKMSKEALARYILEEVVRLKTDVS, from the coding sequence ATGCTTTCAGGAAAAAAAATTCTCCTTGGAATCACGGGAAGCATTGCCGCCTACAAATCGCTCCAGATTCTCCGTGATTTGAAATCAATGGGGGCCGACGTCCAGGTCGTTCTCACCCCGACCGCCCACCGGTTTGTCCCCCCCCTGACCCTCCAGGTTTTTTCGGGACGGCCCGTCTTCACCGATCTTTTCGACCCGCATGAAGAGGTCCTTCATCTGACCCTGGCCGAGAAGGCCGATCTGATCTTGATCGCCCCTGCCACCGCCCACTTCATCGCCAAAATGGCGGTTGGCCTGGCCGATGACCTTTTGGGAAATCTGCTGCTGGCGGCATCCGCTCCCATCCTCATCGCCCCTGCCATGGACGTCGGAATGTGGGATCACCCGGCCGTCAAAGAGAATGTCTCCCTTCTTCAGAAACGGGGCGCCCAGATCATCGAGCCGGAGGTCGGTCCCCTTGCTTCCGGCAAGGAGGGAAAAGGGAGGCTGGCGGATGAAAAGATCATCCTTGAAAGGGTTATCTCCCTCCTCGCTTCGGAGCGCCCATTAACGGGAGAGGTCGTTCTCGTGACGGCGGGACCGACGCAAGAGCCGATCGATCCTGTCCGTTTTATCTCGAATCGATCTTCCGGAAAGATGGGCTATGCGTTGGCTCGCGTCTCCCGGGAGTGGGGGGCGCGGGTCATTTTGGTCAGCGGTCCGACACTGTTGCCTGCGCCTCCGGGGGTCGAGCGGATCATCGTTCGGACTGCGGAGGAGATGAAGAAAGCGGTTGAAGCGCGCTACAGCGAAGCCACGGTCGTCCTAATGGCGGCCGCCGTCAGCGACTACCAGCCTGTGGCGGTTTCCCCGCAAAAAATGAAAAAGAGCGGCGAGGCCCTATCGATTCGCTTAAGAGAGACAGAAGATATCTTAGCGGGATTACGGCTTCGAAAAGAAAAGAGGATCATCGTCGGTTTTGCCGCGGAGACCGACGCCCTGGTTGAAAACGCTCGGAAAAAGCTGTTCAGGAAAGGGTTGGATTTGATCGTGGCGAACGATGTCACCCAGGAGGGTGCCGGATTTGATGTGGAAACAAATATCGCACAACTCATTGATTCAAAAGGAAGAATAACACCCCTTCCGAAAATGTCCAAAGAGGCGCTTGCCCGGTATATCCTGGAGGAGGTTGTCCGGCTCAAAACGGACGTTTCTTGA
- the efp gene encoding elongation factor P, with product MISTSDFKGGAKIQLDGDPYTIVEYQHVKPGKGGAFVRTKLKNLKTGNLLERTFRSGEKFEQPDLLDREMQFLYAEGSEYHFMDNNTYEQLFITAEQLGAAKDFLKENMVVRILFFQGKPLGVDLPLFVELKIVETDPGIRGDTATGGTKIAKLESGGTVKVPLYIEEGTIIKVDTRTGTYVERVK from the coding sequence GTGATTTCAACGAGCGATTTTAAGGGTGGAGCCAAAATTCAATTGGATGGAGACCCGTACACCATTGTGGAATATCAACATGTAAAGCCCGGAAAGGGAGGCGCTTTCGTCCGGACAAAGCTGAAGAACCTCAAAACCGGAAACCTGCTGGAGCGAACCTTTCGTTCGGGGGAAAAATTCGAGCAGCCCGATCTTCTTGATCGGGAAATGCAATTCTTGTATGCGGAAGGTTCAGAGTACCATTTCATGGATAACAATACGTATGAACAATTGTTCATTACCGCGGAGCAACTCGGCGCCGCGAAGGACTTTCTCAAAGAGAACATGGTGGTGAGGATTCTTTTCTTTCAGGGGAAGCCGCTCGGAGTAGACCTGCCTCTCTTTGTCGAGCTGAAAATCGTCGAAACAGATCCGGGAATCCGCGGCGATACGGCGACAGGCGGGACAAAGATTGCAAAGCTCGAGTCGGGTGGAACAGTCAAGGTGCCTCTCTATATTGAAGAAGGAACGATCATCAAGGTAGATACGCGGACAGGAACGTACGTTGAACGTGTGAAGTAG
- the accB gene encoding acetyl-CoA carboxylase biotin carboxyl carrier protein, which yields MDLNEIRKLADLMSEMALTEIELEEGGKRIRLRKEVLFGAKERGAAQAAAPQIERETATAIETKAAEEGRYAIVRSPIVGTFYKSASPDADPYVEVGDVVKKGQILCIVEAMKLMNEIESDVDGKVAEICVEDGTAVEYGKPLFRIEPH from the coding sequence ATGGACTTGAACGAAATTAGAAAATTGGCCGACCTGATGTCCGAGATGGCGCTCACTGAGATCGAGCTGGAAGAGGGCGGAAAACGGATTCGGCTCCGCAAAGAGGTTCTCTTCGGGGCGAAAGAAAGAGGCGCGGCGCAGGCCGCTGCGCCCCAAATCGAAAGAGAGACGGCGACCGCCATCGAGACGAAGGCGGCGGAAGAGGGGCGTTATGCGATCGTCCGCTCCCCGATCGTCGGGACCTTTTATAAATCGGCTTCACCCGATGCCGACCCTTACGTCGAGGTGGGCGACGTCGTAAAAAAGGGGCAGATCCTCTGCATTGTCGAAGCGATGAAATTGATGAATGAAATCGAGTCGGACGTAGACGGCAAGGTCGCCGAGATTTGTGTGGAGGATGGGACGGCCGTCGAATATGGAAAACCTCTCTTTCGTATCGAGCCCCATTAA
- a CDS encoding YicC/YloC family endoribonuclease, whose protein sequence is MIRSMTGYGRSEGNYKGRPVAVELRSVNHRYCDVVIRLPKLLAPLEETFKKKVQARFSRGHIELSINFNGSGNAPKQFKLDLESAEAYHRILKKLKTSLHLSGEIDVALMSHFREIITTSEPEEETAPLGRFVDRMVERSMRALEKMRGEEGRALGEDLAGHLDELDRMLGLIKQQEKKAVQAYHERLQKRVSELTQGIAVDPARLAQEVAILVDRSDISEETARLKTHLEQFRKMLQKDEAVGRALEFLLQEMNREVNTIGSKANDVNISLQVVAMKSGLEKIREQVQNIE, encoded by the coding sequence ATGATCCGAAGTATGACCGGCTACGGCAGGTCGGAGGGGAACTATAAAGGACGTCCTGTCGCGGTGGAGCTTCGATCGGTGAACCACCGCTACTGTGATGTCGTCATCCGGCTTCCAAAGCTGCTCGCGCCGCTTGAGGAGACATTCAAAAAAAAGGTCCAAGCGCGCTTTTCCAGGGGGCACATTGAGCTCTCCATCAACTTCAACGGCTCGGGAAATGCTCCAAAACAGTTCAAGCTCGATCTGGAGTCGGCCGAGGCGTACCATCGCATTCTAAAAAAACTGAAGACATCGCTCCATCTGAGCGGAGAGATCGACGTGGCGCTGATGAGCCATTTCAGAGAGATCATTACGACCTCCGAGCCGGAGGAAGAGACGGCGCCGCTGGGACGATTTGTCGATCGGATGGTGGAGCGATCGATGCGTGCGCTGGAGAAGATGCGTGGTGAAGAGGGGAGGGCGCTCGGTGAAGATTTGGCGGGTCATCTCGATGAATTGGATCGTATGCTGGGCCTCATCAAACAACAGGAGAAAAAGGCGGTCCAAGCTTACCATGAGCGGCTTCAAAAACGGGTTTCCGAATTGACCCAAGGAATCGCCGTTGATCCGGCGCGTCTGGCTCAAGAAGTGGCCATTCTGGTCGACCGGAGCGACATCAGCGAGGAGACGGCCCGTTTGAAAACCCACCTGGAGCAGTTTCGAAAGATGCTCCAGAAGGATGAGGCGGTCGGGCGCGCGCTGGAATTCCTGCTGCAAGAGATGAACAGGGAAGTGAATACGATCGGCTCCAAGGCGAACGACGTCAACATCTCGCTGCAGGTGGTTGCCATGAAAAGCGGTCTTGAGAAGATCCGGGAGCAGGTTCAGAATATCGAGTAG
- a CDS encoding DUF370 domain-containing protein — translation MPFKLVNIGFGNVVPASRIVAVVAANSSPMRRFKEEARAGGKLVDASQGRKTRTVIITDSGHVILSAIQPETIAQRFASDEDGLPAGSAPLGEKKGRKRRSS, via the coding sequence GTGCCGTTTAAGCTGGTGAATATCGGATTCGGAAATGTGGTCCCTGCATCACGGATTGTCGCCGTTGTCGCGGCGAACTCTTCTCCGATGAGACGCTTCAAAGAAGAGGCGAGGGCGGGAGGAAAGCTCGTCGATGCGTCCCAAGGGAGGAAAACGCGCACCGTGATCATCACCGACAGCGGCCATGTGATCCTCTCCGCCATTCAGCCGGAGACGATCGCGCAGCGATTCGCTTCGGATGAAGACGGGCTCCCCGCCGGTTCCGCTCCCCTCGGTGAGAAGAAGGGGAGAAAACGTCGCTCTTCATGA
- the thiE gene encoding thiamine phosphate synthase has translation MFPLYFITDPFFSTVRDNKHPPATQRDPHKSLLDAVRQAIEGGARLIQYRDKTGGRREMYETAKQLRKMTAEHGAVLIINDQIDLALAVKADGVHLGQEDLPLWIARKILGNEAIVGISTHTVEEAIHAESEGADYIGFGPIFQTQTKEDARAPVGLEAIAKVKRKVRIPIYAIGGIQRSHLSDLITAGTDGVAVISALAGDVRANVAEWLGIFKRFGKLDLDKTEERGYPTFTKGF, from the coding sequence ATGTTTCCGCTCTACTTCATTACAGACCCCTTTTTTTCTACAGTCAGAGACAATAAACATCCTCCCGCGACACAACGTGATCCGCACAAATCGCTCCTGGACGCGGTGCGGCAGGCGATCGAGGGCGGGGCCCGTCTCATTCAGTATCGGGATAAGACCGGCGGGAGAAGGGAGATGTATGAAACCGCCAAGCAGCTTCGAAAAATGACGGCGGAGCATGGGGCGGTCTTGATCATCAATGATCAGATCGATCTCGCGTTGGCGGTGAAGGCCGACGGGGTCCACCTCGGCCAAGAGGACCTTCCCCTATGGATTGCCAGAAAGATCTTGGGGAACGAAGCGATTGTCGGCATTTCAACGCACACAGTGGAAGAGGCGATACACGCCGAATCGGAGGGGGCCGATTACATCGGTTTCGGTCCGATTTTTCAGACGCAAACCAAGGAAGACGCCAGGGCCCCTGTTGGACTGGAGGCGATTGCCAAGGTCAAGCGGAAGGTGCGCATTCCGATCTATGCGATCGGAGGGATTCAACGATCCCATCTTTCCGATTTGATCACGGCAGGAACCGACGGTGTGGCGGTAATCTCCGCCTTGGCCGGCGACGTGCGCGCCAACGTGGCGGAATGGCTTGGAATCTTTAAGCGATTCGGAAAGCTTGATCTTGACAAAACAGAGGAGAGGGGATACCCTACTTTTACAAAAGGTTTTTAG
- the nth gene encoding endonuclease III has product MAEILRRLEKQFPEAETELTHEDPFQLLIATILSAQCTDARVNRVTPVLFRRYATPDALAKADREELESIIRSTGFFKSKAKNILGCAAAIVDRFGGKVPVNMEALVTLPGVGRKTANVVLGSAFGKPAIVVDTHVRRVSNRLKWTRSEDPDQIEVDLSRLLPEEEWTVGSHRILLHGRYLCVARRPRCLECPLFDLCPAETEKKGAESRAKGRSHIDNAGGNGYNQAPPLVSEKYK; this is encoded by the coding sequence ATGGCCGAGATCCTTCGGCGTCTTGAGAAACAGTTTCCGGAGGCCGAGACGGAGCTGACCCATGAGGATCCCTTTCAGCTTTTAATCGCCACGATCCTTTCGGCCCAATGCACCGATGCGCGGGTCAACCGGGTGACGCCGGTCCTTTTCCGGAGGTATGCGACGCCGGACGCGCTTGCGAAGGCCGACCGGGAGGAGTTGGAGTCGATCATTCGATCGACCGGATTTTTCAAAAGCAAGGCCAAGAACATCCTTGGCTGTGCGGCGGCGATTGTGGATCGCTTCGGGGGAAAGGTCCCTGTGAATATGGAGGCGTTGGTGACCTTACCGGGGGTCGGTCGGAAAACGGCGAATGTCGTTTTGGGGAGCGCCTTCGGCAAACCGGCCATCGTGGTCGATACCCATGTTCGGCGCGTTTCCAATCGGCTAAAGTGGACGCGATCGGAAGATCCCGATCAGATCGAGGTCGATTTGAGCCGGCTGTTGCCGGAGGAGGAATGGACGGTCGGATCGCACCGGATCCTCCTACACGGGCGGTATCTCTGTGTGGCCCGCCGGCCGCGCTGTCTGGAGTGTCCGCTGTTCGATCTTTGCCCGGCCGAGACGGAAAAAAAAGGGGCGGAAAGCCGGGCAAAGGGCCGCTCTCACATTGACAATGCGGGGGGCAACGGCTATAATCAAGCCCCACCTTTAGTGAGTGAAAAATACAAATGA